In Rariglobus hedericola, the following proteins share a genomic window:
- a CDS encoding helix-turn-helix transcriptional regulator: MTITPPTAAASLFQRTLDLLNATAPLRASFEDFTGVTIDYPQLLLPISYEIHTCAACMYAKTDSAGARDCSINKGAANRMAIHRAKGFGGLCHLGLFDLVEPLIVSGAVLGVFYYGSVVVIEREPESLRRLHRYCQRRAIDPSHHLAAWKAVSRIREADIAAHQERLRTVVESVRLWCEALAIPVERYPPLRKNVHWITHHNAPPLVRTAIKFVARRFGQSCRVIDIAAHAGCHPNYLSGEFKRHTGDNLTAYIEWVRIERAKAMLHARKLSVGEIAHHCGFADPSHFVRVFKRRTGKTPRVFQFAESVT; this comes from the coding sequence GTGACTATAACCCCGCCCACCGCCGCCGCTTCGTTGTTCCAGCGCACCCTGGACCTGCTCAACGCCACCGCTCCACTCCGGGCCAGCTTTGAAGATTTCACCGGCGTTACTATCGACTACCCTCAGTTACTCCTGCCCATATCCTACGAGATCCACACCTGCGCCGCATGCATGTATGCGAAGACCGACAGCGCGGGAGCACGCGACTGCTCGATCAATAAAGGCGCGGCCAACCGCATGGCCATTCACCGCGCGAAGGGCTTCGGCGGTCTGTGTCATCTCGGACTCTTCGACTTGGTCGAGCCGCTCATCGTCAGCGGCGCCGTGCTCGGCGTGTTTTATTATGGCTCCGTGGTCGTCATCGAACGTGAACCCGAGTCACTCCGCCGGCTGCACCGCTACTGCCAGCGACGCGCCATCGATCCTTCCCATCATCTCGCCGCATGGAAAGCGGTGTCCCGTATCCGCGAGGCCGATATCGCCGCGCACCAGGAGCGCCTTCGCACCGTGGTCGAGTCGGTCCGCCTGTGGTGTGAAGCTCTCGCAATTCCGGTCGAACGCTACCCGCCGCTCAGGAAAAACGTTCACTGGATCACCCACCACAACGCCCCGCCGCTCGTGCGCACCGCGATCAAATTCGTCGCGCGACGCTTCGGCCAGTCTTGCCGCGTGATAGACATTGCCGCGCACGCCGGCTGCCACCCAAACTATCTCAGCGGTGAATTCAAACGCCACACCGGCGACAATCTCACCGCTTACATCGAGTGGGTTCGCATTGAACGCGCCAAGGCCATGCTTCACGCCCGCAAGCTCTCGGTCGGAGAAATCGCCCACCACTGCGGCTTCGCCGATCCCAGCCACTTCGTCCGCGTCTTCAAGCGCCGCACTGGCAAAACCCCCAGAGTGTTCCAGTTCGCAGAGAGCGTGACCTGA
- a CDS encoding PEP-CTERM sorting domain-containing protein — MRTPLRSLFLSLAAFTALTAHAQVSLDFETAGQLTDNFRNLGPSNPINTQSSNGVANDYIIHNVPDASVTAAALLYDTTPGDTTTGTQSTFSVSSPLKIDFDFRATTAGSSIGIIFADSTNASNNMLALFNIDNTGTTDLVRFFKDGTVTSASVTAGLQSGSNQTASTGVDIGSAFGHYSVTLSVTGTSPSLTLTVGSQTFSNVPVSGDFDWANTTVILRIFDTGGSAANTTVDVDNFTINSIPEPSTYAAFFGTSVLGLALLRRRPKA, encoded by the coding sequence ATGCGCACTCCCCTCCGTTCTTTGTTTTTGTCGCTGGCCGCTTTCACCGCACTGACGGCTCACGCCCAAGTATCCTTGGATTTCGAAACCGCAGGCCAGCTCACGGATAACTTCCGCAATCTCGGCCCCAGTAATCCCATCAACACCCAGTCATCCAACGGAGTGGCCAATGACTACATTATCCACAACGTCCCGGACGCTTCGGTCACTGCGGCCGCTTTGCTCTACGACACCACCCCCGGAGACACGACCACCGGCACCCAGTCCACCTTTTCGGTGAGTTCGCCACTCAAGATAGACTTTGATTTCCGCGCCACGACCGCAGGCTCATCGATCGGAATCATTTTCGCCGACTCCACTAACGCCAGTAACAATATGCTGGCCCTCTTTAATATCGATAACACCGGCACCACCGACCTCGTTCGTTTCTTTAAGGACGGCACTGTGACTTCGGCCAGTGTAACCGCAGGTCTTCAATCGGGCTCCAACCAAACAGCTTCTACCGGCGTGGATATCGGTTCCGCATTCGGGCACTATTCGGTCACTCTCAGCGTTACCGGAACGTCTCCATCGCTTACGCTCACCGTTGGCTCTCAAACTTTCTCGAACGTGCCTGTTTCAGGTGATTTCGACTGGGCCAACACCACGGTGATTCTACGCATCTTCGATACCGGTGGTTCGGCCGCGAACACCACCGTGGATGTGGACAACTTTACCATCAACTCCATCCCCGAGCCCTCGACCTACGCCGCGTTTTTCGGCACCTCCGTTCTCGGTCTCGCGCTCTTACGTCGCCGCCCCAAGGCCTGA